AAGACCTTGTCTTTTATGGCCTGGGGGATAAACCGGGAGGATTCCGGGCTTGCCAAAGGTCCCTCAGGGCCTTTCGCAGGAGCAGCAGGAGTTGCGGGACTCGTTTCGGTTTTCTCTTCTGTCTTCTTTACTTTCTTAGCCACTCGCTCAACCTTTGCAGCTGGCTTCACCTTCGCAACCTCAACCACCGACTTCACTTTCGTGGCTCTATCAGCCTTC
The Candidatus Latescibacterota bacterium DNA segment above includes these coding regions:
- a CDS encoding HNH endonuclease — translated: KADRATKVKSVVEVAKVKPAAKVERVAKKVKKTEEKTETSPATPAAPAKGPEGPLASPESSRFIPQAIKDKVFKRDGGKCAFTGPGGQRCGSKWNIQVDHITPFALGGSNLPENLQLLCRRHNQHKAVKDFGKKKIDGHLKRG